The window GGGTCCGGCGGCGCAGGGTGGTGGCGTCGAGTCCGGCCTCACGCGTGGGCGAGGCCCGGAGGATGGGCAGCGGTTCGTTCATGGTGGAGACGATGCCCGACCGGCCACGCGCCCAGTCGGCCGACGTCGAGGTCTGTGGACGGGCCTCCAGGCCTGCCCGCCTGTGGAGGGAGGACGTTCCTTCCCAGCACGGACGCGATGCCAAGCGGAATCGGGCGTACCTGGTCGGAATTTCCGACCGGGTACGCCCGAAACGACCACCTACACCCGAACCCACCAGCCACCCCCCACACGCAACACGGCGCCGGACGGAACGCACCCGTGTCCCGTCCGGCGCCGCGGTCTCTCCCCCGAGGGGGACCGAGGGCCCCGCTGCCTCAGGCCCGGCGCACCCGCAGGGTGACGATCTCGAAGGGCCGGAGCGTGAGCACGACCGGCTCCCCCGACTCCCACGAGTCCCCCAGCCCACGTTCGAGCAGGTCGACGGCCGTCACGGACGCGACGTCGAACCCGAACGACACCCCGACGTCGGTCGCCCGACCGCCGGACGCCTCGTACAGCCGCACGATCACGTCTCCGGAGCGGTCCTCGGCGAGCTTCACGGCCTCGACGAACACCTGCGGCGACGACACCGAGACCAGCGGCGAAACCGTGGTCGAACCCGCGACCGTCCGCACCGGCAGGTTCAGCCGGTAGCCGGAGTCGGCGGCGTCGAGCACCGACGCCCCCACCCGCAGCACCGTCCGGAACACGTGGTGCCCCTGGTCGGCGTTGGGGTCCGGGAACGTCGGCCCGCGCAGCAGCGACTCGCGCACGAGCGTCGTGGTCCCGCCGTCGGCCCGCGTGGAACGTGTGATGTCGTGCCCGTAGGTGGAGTCGTTCGCCACCGCGACACCGAACCCGGGCTCCGCCACGTGGACCCAGCGGTGCGCCGACGTCTCGAAACGGGCGTGGTCCCACGAGGTGTTCTGGTGGGTGGGCCGGTCGATGTGCCCGAACTGGATCTCGCTCGAGGCCGCCGCGGCACGCACGTCGACGGGGAACGCGAGCTTCAGCAGCTTCTGGTGCTCGTGCCAGTCGACCTCGGTCTCGATCACCAGCTCTGCGAGCCCGGCGACCGCCGAGTACCGGGTCGTGAGCGTCGACGACCCGAAGGACCGTTCCACCACGAGCGAGGAGCCGTCGATCGCGACCGACGAGGCCGTCAGCACGGTGCCGTTGCGCTGGTACGCACGGTCGACGTCCCACGCCTCCCACTGGTTCGGGGTGTCGCGGAACACGGTGTACTCGGCAGCGGCCGCACCCGGTGCGATCGCGTCGCGGCCGCTGGCGCGGTCGACGAGCGACACGACGTGGCCGGCTGCGTCGATGGTCGCCGTGACGACGCCCGTGTCGAACACGAAGTGGTCGCCGGAGCGGACGGGAGGCACGGGTCGCGGCGCCGAGCCGAGCGAACCACCCAGGGCGGTTGCGTCTCCCGCCGCGACCGGCGAGGCGTTGAAGCGCACGACGTTGCCGGACGAGCCGCTGCCACCGACGGCGTCGGAGCCGGTCGGCGCATCGAGCAAGCCGCTGCCGCCCGCAGCCGTCGACGACGACGCACCGACCCCGGCGAGCGCCGCAGCGCCCCCGTTCGCGAGCGCGGTCGTCGCGTTGCCGATCAGCCCCTCGAGGACCTCGGCGATCTGCGCGTAGTTCTCCTCGGCGTTCTCGTAGACCCAGGCGATCGAGGACCCGGGCAGGATGTCGTGGAACTGCTGCAGCAGGACGGTGTGCCAGGCGCGCTCGAGTTCCTCGTAGGGGTAGTCGAGTCCGAGGCGCACGGCTGCGGTCGACGCCCAGAGCTCGGCCTCGCGCAGCAGGTGCTCGGAGCGGCGGTTGCCCTGCTTCGTGCGGATCTGCGACGTGTAGGTGCCGCGGTGGAACTCGAGGTACATCTCACCGGACCACACGCCGGGGGTCGGCAGCACCCGTTCGAGCTCTTCGAAGACCTGGGCCGGGGTGCCGAGCTGCACGCGCGGCGAGCCGTCCAGGTCGTGCTGGCGTCGGGCTGCGGCGACCATCTCGCGGGTGGGGCCGCCGCCGCCGTCGCCGAAACCGTAGAGCAGCATCGAGGTGTTCGCGACGCCGCGCTCCTTGTTGTTCCGCTCACCGCGGTGCAGGTCGGCGGCGGAGACGTCGGAGTTGTAGGTGTCGGCCGGCGGCAGGTGCGTCAGGATGCGGGAGCCGTCGATGCCCTCCCAGTGG of the Curtobacterium sp. TC1 genome contains:
- a CDS encoding alpha-mannosidase — its product is MHQDEPLVEARIARLVRDRVDPAVHRRSAPVTIEAWEVPGEPVPFDSAVQQAYEPFTVGSAWGGRPWGTTWFRITGTVPTDFGTAPGTTAELLVDLGFTKRHPGFQAEGLAYRTDGSTIKGIEPRNDTVPVEVGPGESFELYVEAGANPDIGGDSFQGATPLGSRSTAGEKPIYRVRALELVERDDTVWELQQDFWVLRGLMAELPTDGTRGADILHALELAADALDPDDVAGTAADAREVLAPVLAVPASAAAHRAIAVGHAHIDSAWLWPVRETIRKCARTFSNVLDLMDRDPDFTFACSSAQQYAWIRDGYPSIWARIKQRVAEGRWIPVGGMWVESDTNLPGGEALARQFVAGKRFFLEEFGIDTPEAWLPDSFGYSGALPQIVRAAGSKWFVTQKPSWNETNVIPHTSFHWEGIDGSRILTHLPPADTYNSDVSAADLHRGERNNKERGVANTSMLLYGFGDGGGGPTREMVAAARRQHDLDGSPRVQLGTPAQVFEELERVLPTPGVWSGEMYLEFHRGTYTSQIRTKQGNRRSEHLLREAELWASTAAVRLGLDYPYEELERAWHTVLLQQFHDILPGSSIAWVYENAEENYAQIAEVLEGLIGNATTALANGGAAALAGVGASSSTAAGGSGLLDAPTGSDAVGGSGSSGNVVRFNASPVAAGDATALGGSLGSAPRPVPPVRSGDHFVFDTGVVTATIDAAGHVVSLVDRASGRDAIAPGAAAAEYTVFRDTPNQWEAWDVDRAYQRNGTVLTASSVAIDGSSLVVERSFGSSTLTTRYSAVAGLAELVIETEVDWHEHQKLLKLAFPVDVRAAAASSEIQFGHIDRPTHQNTSWDHARFETSAHRWVHVAEPGFGVAVANDSTYGHDITRSTRADGGTTTLVRESLLRGPTFPDPNADQGHHVFRTVLRVGASVLDAADSGYRLNLPVRTVAGSTTVSPLVSVSSPQVFVEAVKLAEDRSGDVIVRLYEASGGRATDVGVSFGFDVASVTAVDLLERGLGDSWESGEPVVLTLRPFEIVTLRVRRA